The Stigmatella aurantiaca DW4/3-1 genome contains the following window.
GGGGGGGGGGCGCTCTCCCGGGCGAAGCCGGAAGGGACGTGGGAGGTGCAGGCAGCGCGGCCTCCGGAGCCTTTCTCGCGCCTGACCGCCAGAACCCCGCGGCCGCTCCGAGCGCCAACACCACCAGGATCCACAGAAACCCTTCCAGCCTTCGGCCCATGATCCCTCCCCCTTCAGTTCATGGCCGGGAACGGGCCGATGTACCCGGTGTACGACTGCCTCACGCCCAGGTCCGCCCCCACCTTGTCCGTGTCGGACTCGCCATAGGGATGCTGGATCTGCGTCTTGATGTACGCATGCCCGTTGATGTTTGGGTAGAAGTACACGCCCGTCGTCTCCGAACCGTAGGGCGTGGAGAAGATGCGGGTCAGCGAGCGCGTAACCATGTTGTAGGCCCACACCATGTCGTTCTGGTGGCCGTCCGTGGTGTCCTCGCCGATGAGCAACGTGTCGTATCCGGGGATGAACGTCACGTTGTCGGGGTTGGCGATGCCATTCACGCTGCAGACGTTTCCGGTGGCCGGCTGCGCCACCCCGCTGCTGTCCGGGAGCGTGAAGGAGGGAGCGAAGTACGGGCTGGTGTTCGGATAGAGGCTGGCGCCTGGCCCCTTCAGCCACACCCCTTCGACCAGGGACGAGGCGGACTCCGCGACATACTCGCTGCCAGCCTCCGCGTTGCGCGAGACCACGAGCTCATACACCCCGCCACAGTCGTTCCGGGCCAGTTGCACGTGGTTGGGCCCGCCGAGGTCCCGGTTCGCCGGGTCACTCGTCATCCCATTGTTCAGCTCGCTGAAGGCCACGTAGAGCCGGTTCGTGGCCGGGTTAAAGGTGATGCCCTCCGTCTTGCGGAACTCCGTGGTCGCGCCCACGTAGGCCGCATAGCGGCGGCTCTCCAGACGAGAGGCCGCCAGTTCCTGACCGGGCTTCAACCGCAGGCACTCACGGCCCGTCTCGGTGTTGATGGCGCGGAACCCAGAAGCGGCCCCAGGGCACGTGCCATCCGAGGACTGGGCCTCGGTATCGAAGATCTGGGAGAACTGGATGCCCGTGTCGATGAGCGCCTTCACCTGGGCGTTCGTCGCGCTGGGCCCCAGGGGAATCCAGTACAGGTCGGCCCGGCCCCACGGCTGGCCCGCCGGGCTGGTCTGGAACCAGCGCGCCGCGTAGAGCTGCCCCTCGGAGAGGTCGCCCTCGCGCTTCGCCACGAACATGTAGAAGGCATCGTTCGTGCCGTCATCGCTCAGGTAGACCGTCCTGCGGTCCGGCATCACATACGCCAGCTCGAGCGCACGGCGGCCCGTCGCATAGTGCTTCGTGACGGTGGTGGTCCCCGCCTCATTGACCGAGACCTCGACCACGTAGCCATAGCGGTAGGGGTGGTACGCGGCCTTGGCGTCCGCCAGGGACGCGGTGGCGGCGTCGAGCCCCCAGTAGCGAAGCATGGATTTCTCGGCGGAGCTGAGGCCGCTCACGGCCGTGGCGTTCTCGTACGCCCGTCCATCCGCCGGGTACTCTTCACTGCCCAGGTGCGTGTTCCAAGGGGACACGGAGCCCGCGCACGGCGTCCAGAGCCCATCCACACCAGCGAAATCGATGGGCCGGGTTTGGGTGGCCGTGAGCTTTCCATCCGGATCCTGGCGAAGCTCGGAGAGATACATCGCCGCCGGCGTGGTCTCGAACTGGGTGACCTCGAAGAGCTTCCCTCCCACCTGGAGGATCGAGGAGAAGTCGTTGGACGGAGAGATGAAGTCCGAGCCGTCCTGGCCTCGCACGGGCGCTCCATCCTTCTTCGTCAGGCGCCCGAACACGTGTGAGCCCAGGGTCTGGCCGGAGCGCAACACCGTCTCGAACTGGATCGCCACGTCCTTCCCGTTCACGTTCGCCTTCGTGCTGGCATAGGCGGCACGCTTCTCGGCATCCGTGATCGCCACCGGGATGGGCGTGAAGTGAAGGGTCTTGCCCTGGCCCGCGGGCCCCTCGGGTCCTTGCGGCCCTTGCGGTCCTTGCGGTCCGTTATTCCCCGGAGTGCCGTCGGCCCCAGGCGTTCCCGGGGTGCCCTCCTTCCCATCATCGCCACTGCACGCGGAGAGCGCGAGCACGGCCATGGAGACCACCATCAGATTCGAACGGCCCTGTCGCATTCTGTCCTCACTTCGATGAGTCATCAGGCGAGGCACGGTACAGAGCGCTCATGGCACGTAAGCAACATGTTCGTGCCGCTCGGGACACAGAAGGGGACAAGCAAGGACCGTCCAGCGGGTCTTCTCGCCCATCACATCCCGCGCCTGCCCTCTCCTTCCGGATGTGGACCTGAAGCGGGCAACGGGCGTGGTGCCCGTGCAATCCCCCGGCGAGCAGGCCACACGGAGGCCAGTAATGAAAACGAAGGCAAAGAACCAGGCGCAGCAAGGTGGCAAGCAACCCTTCTTCGCACGTCTGCTCGAGGCGCAGGAGCTCGGCCAGGCCGCGGGCGGCTCTCAGGTCATCACCACGAAGAAGTTTCCCTCGGACTCGGACGAGGTGATGGTCACCCTGAAGTTCCCCTCGGACAGCGACGAAGGATGCGCTCGCTAAGTCCCGCTGCCGGAACCTCTCCCATGCCCTCAGCCCGCGGCAGCGTCCTGCTTCTCACCCACAGCCGGGACCACTACACGGTCGACCGGGTGGCGCAGGCGCTGTCGCGGCTGGGGGCGCGGCCGGTGCGCATCGACACGGACGGCTTCCCCTCGGTCCTGACGCTGACCTCGCGGATGGGACCGGCCGGCAGCGACGTGTCCTTGCGCACGGCCACGGGAAAGCGGCGAAGCCAGGACATCCGGGCGGTCTGGCTGCGGCGGCTCGCTCCGCCCCGGCTGGATGAAGCGCTGGAGCCTGTCTGGCGCGAGGGGTGCTTCCGTGAATCCCACGCGGCGCTCGAGGGGTTTCTCGATGGGTTGGAGGCCGCGGGCTGCCGCTTCATCAACCCCCTCGCCGCCGAGCAGACCGCCTCCAACAAGCTGCATCAGCTTCGACAGGCCCAGGCGCTGGGGCTGGAGATCCCCCGGACCCTGGTCACCAATGATGCGGGCCAGGTGCGCGCCTTCTTCGAAGAGGTGCGAGGCCGGATGGTGGCCAAGATGCTGACCCCCCTCAGCCAGTCCATGGAAGGGGGACATCCCTTCGTGTACACGAGCGCGGTGGGCCCCCAACAGCTCGAACAGCTCGAGGGGCTCCGTCACAGCCCCATGGTGTTCCAGGAGCGGATCGACAAGGTCCGCGAGCTGCGGGTGGCCGTGGTGGGTCCGCACTGCTTCGTGGGCGCCATCGACGCCTCGCGCTCCGTGACAGGCCAGGTGGACTGGAGACGGGCCCGTCCTGGAGAGTGCCACTGGGAACCCGGCGACGTTTCCCCCGCGGTGGCCGCGCGCCTGGTGCGGCTGGTGGCGCAGCTGGGGCTGGTGTACGGCGCCGTGGATCTCATCGTCACCCCCGAGGGGCGGCACGTCTTCCTCGAAGTGAACCCTGGGGGTGAGTGGGGAATGCTCGAGCGGGAGCTCGGCCTGCCCATCTCAGAGGCCCTCGCCGAGGCCCTCGTCACCGGGGACCGCGTGCCCCCTTCCTCCTTCCGGAGCTCTCATGACCGTCCTCATCGTGACCCATTCCCATGACAACACGGCGCCCAGGGACGTCGCCCACGCCGTGGCGGCTCGCGGCCAGCGGGCTTACCGGTTCGACACCGACCTGTTCCCCACCCACCTGAGGCTCACGCTCGACGAGCGGGGAGAGGGGCATCTCTCCGGGCCGGAAGGGGTGCTCGACCTGGCGGAGGTGACCTCGGTCTGGTACCGCCGCAATGGCACCGGGACGCGCATCCCCCGGGAGATGGCGCCCCAGCTCCGCCAGCCCTCCGTGGAGGAGAGCCGACGCGTCGTGTCCGGGATGCTCGCGGCGCGCAGGGTGTTTCAGCTGGATGCGCTCGAGGAGGTGCGGCGCGCGGAGCACAAGCCGCTGCAACTCGAGCTGGCGGGCACCTTGGGCCTGGAAGTGCCCCGCACGCTGACCACCAATGATCCCGAAGCGGTGCGGGCCTTCGCCGCGAGCTGCCCCGGGGGCGTGGTGACGAAGATGATGACCTCCTTTGCCGTCTACGGCGAGCGGGGCGAGGAGCAGGTGGTGTTCACCACGCCCCTGCACCCCGAGGACCTGGAGAACCTGGAGGGGCTGGACCTGTGCCCGATGACCTTCCAGGAGCGCATCGCCAAGGCGATGGAGCTGCGGGTCACGGTGGTGGGGGAGCAGGTCATGGCGGCCTCCATCGACTCGCAGGCCCTGCCGAGGGCTCGCGAGGACTGGCGCCGCGAGGGGGTCACCCTCGCGGGCGCCTGGCAGCCCTACCTGCTGCCCGAGTCCATCCGGACGCGGGTGCTCCGGCTGATGGACCTGCTCCGGCTCAATTATGGCGCGATCGACTTCATCGTCACGCCCGAGGGCAGGCATGTCTTCCTGGAGGTGAACCCATCCGGGGAGTTCCTGTGGCTGACCCACTCCCCCGGCATGCCCATCACCGATGCCCTGGCGGATGTGCTGACTGGGCGCTCGGCACGCAGGCGGGGCCACGGATCCTCGCAGGCGGGATAACAAAGACGCGTCTCCTCTTTTTGATGGGTTGCCCCAGGCCCGCCCGAGATGGCATAGAGCCTGACTGTTTGGACCCAAAGAGTCTGGGGAGACGATGCAATTCGAGTTGGCGTTCGTACTGCTCTTCGCCGTGGCGACGGCCGTGGCCATCGTGGCGCGCTACTTCCAGTTTCCCTACACCGTGGCGCTGGTGGTGGCGGGGCTCGTGCTGGGCACGGCCCATGCGTTCGAGCCGCCCCACCTCACCAAAGGGCTGCTCTTCGCCGTCATCCTGCCAGGCCTCATTTTCGAGGCGGCCTTCCACGTGGACTTCCGCAAGTTCTGGAAGAACAAGCTGGCCATCCACGCGCTGGCCATCCCCGGCGTCGTCGCGGCCGTGGCGCTCACTGCGCTCCTGCTGTCGCCCGCCGTGGGCGGGCTGAGCCTCGTCCAGGGCTTCGCCTTCATCCACGCCCTGGTGTTCGCCTCGGTCATCGTCTCCACGGACCCCATTGCCGTGGTGGGGCTCTTCAAGATGCTGGGCGTCCCCAAGCGCCTGGCCGTGCTGGTGGAGGGCGAGAGCCTCCTCAACGACGGCACGGCCGTCGTGCTCTTCAACCTCATCGTCGCCGTGGCGCTCGGGGGCCAGTTCACCGCGAGTGGCGCCGTGCTGGACTTCGTCAAGGTCGCGGGGGTGGGCGCGCTCATCGGCGGACTGGTGGGGTTCGCCGTCTCGCAGGTCATCGAGCGCGTCGAGGACGCGATGGTGGAGATCACCCTCACCGTCATCGCCGCCTACGGCTCGTTCGTGGTGGCGGAAAACTTCCACTTCTCGGGCGTCATCGCCACCGTGGTGGCCGGCATGCTGTGTGGCAACTGGGCCGCCAACACGGGCATGAGCGCCACCACGCGCGTCGCGGTGGAGAGCTTCTGGGAGTACCTGGCCTTCGCCCTCAACTCCATCGTGTTTCTGCTCATCGGCATGGAGGTGCAGCTCAACTCGCTGCTGGACTCCTGGGTCCCCATCCTCCTGGCCTACCTGGCCGTGCTGCTGGGACGGGCGCTCGTGGTGTACGGCGTGTCCGCCCTGCTGCGCCTCTCCTCGGAGCGCGTGCCGTGGCGCTGGAGCGCGGTGCTCACCTGGAGCGGCCTGCGCGGGGCCATCTCCATGGTGCTGGTGCTGAGCCTCCCCGAGGACTTCGCCCACCGGGAGCTGCTGGTGAACATGACGTTCGGCGTGGTGGTGCTCTCCATCATCGTCCAGGGGCTCACCATGCCTCCGCTGCTCCGGCGCCTGGGCGTCACCGGGCAGCGGGACGTCTACCAGGAGAAATATGAGATGGCCCGGGGCCGCCTCGGGGCCGTCCACGCCGCCCTGGGCGCGCTGGAGTCCATGCGCCGCTCCCGCGACATCCCCGCCGATGTGCTGGCCCAGTTGGAGAAGGACTACGAGCAGAAGGCCAACGCGGCCGAGCAGGAGCTGTCTGCCCTCAAGCAGCAGACGAACCGCTTCCACGAGGAGGAGCACCAGGAGGCCGTGCGCCGCGTGCTCATCATCGAGAAGGACGCGCTGCTCAAGGCCTACCAGAAGGGAGCCATTGGAAAGGAGGCCTTCGAGCACCTGAGCACCGAGCTGGATGAACGGCTCGCCCAGGCGAAGGACGCCGAAGCCCATGTCTCCCTGGAGGATTCCGCTGTGGAGCGAGAACCCGTCCGCTCCTGAAACACGACGCAATGTCTGGGTGCGTCATGGATTTCAGATTAACCCATTCTGTTTGATAGTTCTGCTTATACCCTCTAGGCTGATCGCCCCCCGAATCTTCCCTTGAGGGTCCACATGCCTCTTGCCTCTGTCGGCGTACCGCCCAGAAGCGTTGCCCCGGGTCTCCGGGCCGCGATGTTTCTGCTGGCACTCCTGTCCCTGTTCACCAGTTCGAGCGCACACGCGGCCTCCAGCCTGCTGTCCCTGAAGCGCCCCGCCACCGCATCCTCCGTGGAGGGGGGCAACACGGCGGATCTCGCCGTGGACGGAAACACGGGCCTCCGGTGGGCCAGCGTCTGGAACGTGGATCCCCAGTGGCTCTCCGTGGACCTGGGCGCCACGGCCACCCTCGACCGGGTCAAGATTCAATGGGAGGGCGCCTACGCCAAGGCCTACAAGATCCAGGTCTCCCCGGACGGCTCCTCCTGGACGGACCTCTACTCCACGTCGGCTGGGGACGGCGGCATCGATGACCTGACCCTCTCTGGCAGCGGCCGGTACGTGCGGGTGTACTGCACCCAGCGCGCGCTCACGAACTATGGCTACTCCATCTTCGAGCTCGAGGTGTACGGCACCACGGGCGGAGGGAGCACGGGCCCGACGGTCCAGTTGGCGCTGAAGCGCAGCACCTATGCCTCCTCGGTGGAGGGCGGCAACGCGGCGGACCTCGCCGTGGACGGCAGCACCGGCTCGCGGTGGGCCAGCGCCTGGGGCGTGGATCCGCAATGGATTTACGTGGACCTGGGCGCCCCCGCGCAGGTCAGCCGCGTCAAGATTCAGTGGGAGGGCGCCTACGCCAAGGCCTACAAGGTCCAGATCTCCAGCGACGAGCTCACCTGGACGGACCTCTACTCCACGTCGGCCGGAGACGGCGGCATCGACGACCTGACCCTTTCTGGCAGCGGCCGGTACGTGCGCATCCTCGGCACGCAGCGGGCCCTCGCCGCGTATGGCTATTCCATCCTGGAACTCGAGGTGTACGGGACGGGTGGGGTGAACACGCCCCCGGTGCAGTACGGCCCCAACGTGGCCCTGAACAAGCCGGCCACCGCCTCCTCCTATGAGCCCAACCCGCCCGTCGGCACCGCGGTGCCCGCCAACGCCGTGGACGGCAACCCGGGAACGCGCTGGGGCTCCAACGCCACGGACAACGAGTGGTTCACGGTCGATCTGGGCAGCAGCCGGACCATTGGCCGCGTGGTCCTGAACTGGGAGACCGCCGCGGGGCGGGTGTTCGACCTCCAGGTCTCTCCCAACGGCACGCAATGGACGACCGTCTACCGCGAGCTGCGGGGCGCGGGGGGGGTCCAGGCCATTCCCCTGTACACCACCGGCCGCTATGTCCGGTTGCAGGGTTACGCCCGAGCCACGAGCTTCGGGTACTCCCTCTACGAGTTCGAGGTCTACGACTACGTCGCGGGCCAGCCTCAGCCCACCTATACGATTCAGCCGCTGCCCACCCCGTCCAAGGTGCAGGTGGGCCAGGGAAGCTACCTGACGAACGATTACAAGATGCCGCAGCCGCGGTACCCCGGCTACCGCTCCAGCAATGTGACGACGCCCCTGCCGTCCAATGACTGGTGGCAGTCCATCCTCATCAAGCCGCAAGGTGACTACCTCGTCACCCTGCCCCTGAAGTCCAAGTTCTTCAGCCAGGGCCTCGGCATCCTGAATCCCGGGGCCGGGTGGATCAACGGCGATCGCTCGGCCGTGAACGCGGACGGCAGCCCGGACCTGTACCTGCGCGCCACCAACATCGACACGTCCAAGATGGCCAACCGGGTCACGGGTTACAGCGATTGGTCCGTGGACGCCGCCCTCAGCGATGACGCCACCGACAAGCTCAAGGTGACGTTCGTCAAGGGGTCGCCCTACCTCTACAGCCAGTTCACCGATCCCAATTCGGTGGAGATCTACTCCTCCGTCATTTCGCAGATCTTCAACGAGAGCAACACGGCGATCCTCACCGCGGACGGCACGTCCGTGACAACGGACCGGATTGGCCTGAGGATCTCCAACACCGATGGCGGTGGCACGGCCCAGACGCGGTACTACGGCGTCTTCGCCCCTCAGGGCACCGTGTTCCAGAAGGTGGGCGCGAAGCTCAAGATCCGGCTGGGCAGCGGCCAGAACTACCTGGCCGTGGCGGCCCTGCCCGCTCCCACCGACCTGAACTACTTCCACCAGCACGCGTACGCCTTCGTGACGGGCACCCAGGTCAGCTACACCTACGACGAGGCGACCGCACAGCTCACCACGGCCTTCAACTTCACGACGCAGTTGAAGCGCACGGGCTTCTCCAACGTGCCGTTGACCACCCTGCTGCCGCACCAGTGGAAGAGCACCTCGGCGGCACTCACCGCGCTCACCTACCCGTCCGTGCGTGGCACGCTGAAGGTCTTCGAGGGCACCGCGTTCACGACGGTGAACCGGTTCCACGGCATCGTCCCCCAGTTCACCGAGCCCACCAACCCCGAGTACTCCCGGACGCTGATGAGCCAGTACCTCCAGATCCTGGAGCGGCAGACCGCGAACACCCCGATGGCCGCCGATGCGTACTGGCAGGGCAAGCAGCTCCACCCGCTCGCCATGGGCGTGCTCGCCGCGGACAAGACCGGAGACACCGCCTACCGGGACCTGTTCCTCTCGCGCATCCGCACCATCCTCACCAACTGGTACACCTACACGGACGGCGAGCCGGACTTCTTCTTCTATTACAACCCGGACTGGGGAACGACGTACTACCGGGTCAGCGAGTTCGGCGCCAACACCGGCATCACGGACCACCACTTCACCTACGGCTACTACGTCTTCGCCTCGGCCGTGCTCGCCACCTATGACCCGAACTTCCGCACCCAGTACGGCGCCATGGTGGAGCACCTGATCCGCGACTACGCGAACCCCTCCCGCACCGACACGCTGTACCCGTTCTTCCGCAGCTTTGATCCCTACGAGGGCCACTCGTGGGCCGGTGGGTATGCGGACAACAACAACGGCAACAACCAGGAGGCGGCCGGCGAGTCCCTCTTTGGCTGGGTGGGCCAGTACCTGTGGGGCGTGCTCACCAACAACACCGCCTTCCGCAACGCGGGCATCTACGGCTTCACCACGGAGCTGAAGGCCGTCGAGCAGTACTGGTTCAACTACGATGGGGACAACTGGGTGCCCCAGTGGACCCATAAGTCGGTGGGCCAGGTCTACGGCTCGTCCAACTTCTACGGCACCTTCTTCAGCGCCGCGCCGGTCCACATCTACGGCATCCACTGGCTGCCCACCTCCGAGTACCTGACCAGCTACGGCTTCAACCCCACCAAGGCCGCGGCGCTCTACAACGGCTTCGTGACGGACAACGGCGGGCCGGAGAAGGAGTGGCAGCACGTCGTGTGGCCCATCCAGTCCCTGAGCAACGCGGCCGGGGCCATCAGCAAGTGGAATGCCTCCGTCGTGCAGCAGAACGAGGCCTTCAACACGTACTGGTTCATCCACAACATGGCCAGCCTCGGCCAGCGCACCACGGACATCTGGGCCACGGGCAAGGCGGCGGCCACCGTCTACAAGAAGGGCACCACGTACTCGGCCCTCGTCTGGAACCCCACCGACGCCTCCCTCACGGTGACGTTCAAGAACGCCTCCGGCACCACGGGCACGGCCACCGTGCCCGCCCGGTCCCTGATCCGGGTCAACCCGGTTCAGTAAGACCGGGGCGCCCCAGGTATCAGGGGCGGGGGGAGCTCCGTCCGTGGAGCTCCTCCCGGAAGGCCTGGGCGACCTCCTCCTCCGTGGGAGGCTCGCCCTGGTTTCGCAGGAAGAGCTTCGAGAGAACGCTGATGAAGCCCTCTCCGAAGAGGGTCGTCACGGCCACCGCCGTGGCCGCGGAGATGGCGGCGCCCACGACGGTGCCCACTCCCGGAACGAGCTTCAGCAGGCCCGAGACGATCGTCTGTCCCGACAGCGTCGCCATCAGCCCCCCGCTCGCCGAGCTGATCAGGGTGGTGAGAAACGCCTGGTTCAAGGGCAAGCCGAACACGGCGCTGATGCTGGCCAGCATGCTGATCTGCACGGGCACGATGACGAGCGCGTCCGAGAAGGGAATGGGCGTCGCGCCGATGGCCCCCGCCAGGGTGGCCGCGCTGCCCACGATGGCATGGGCCCGGGTCCGCTTCTGCGCCACGCTGACCTTCTGCGCGGCGGCGAAGGCGTTGCGCTGGGCCTCGGGCACCACCTCCATCGTCACGTCCACGAGTTCCTGGAGGCCGCGCGGCTCCAGCACGTGCCCCTCGTCGTCCTGCTCCCGCAGCGCACGGACCCGCATGGCATTGCGCGCCATGGGGAGAAGCCGGAGCACTTCCTCGCGGAACCCCTGGTCCGAGCGGGCCTTGGTGATGACCCCCAGGACCGGCATGTAGCGGGCCAACATCTGCGCGACGGCCGACTCGCCCTGCTCCACCCGGCGCGAGTCCTCGGAGATGCACACCCAGGCCACGTGCAGGTGGCGCTTCGCATCGGGGTCCGTCGAGCGCTCCCGGACTTCCTCCTCGAGCTGACGCGTCGTCTCCAGGTACTGGTCCATCTCCAGTCCGCGAGTGTCGAGGATGGTAATGGGCAGCCCCTCTTTCGAGTACTCCCGCGCGCTCTGGGTTACCGGGCGCCCTTGTCCCGTCTCCGCCAAATTGCCCTGGAAGACGGCGTTCACCAAGGTGCTCTTGCCCACCCCGCTGCGCCCGGCGATGACGATGTTGACCCGGCCCCGCTTGCTCAGGGCCTCCTCCAACTGGCGCCTCACCTCGTCCGCGAGGTTGAAATCCATGGATGGAAGAACCTTTCTGCCTGTCTCAGAGGTAGGTGGCGGCCAGACGAAGGGCCTGGGCGGCCTCGGCGCCCGAGGCGAGCTTTTCATGCGAGACGATGAGCCGCACCAGCCCTGGCAGGGCCGCGTAGCGCTCCAGGTCCGCGCGCAGCGCCTTGGCATCCTTGACGAGGGCCAGCTTCGCGAGGCGGGAGACCCTCGGCCCCGGCGCGGAGCCCATCAGCGTGGTGAAGAGGAAGCCCAGCACGTCGCGCTTGCGATCCATGTTGAACACCGCGTCGTTCAACACGACCGTGGTGCCATCCTTGGACCGCACGAGCATCGCCCCTTCCGCCTCCTTCACCCCGTGCAGCATCTCCAGCCGCACGTCCTCGCCTTGGGGAAAGTCCTCGTAGACGCCATCCACGGGCACCTTCTCCTCCACCTCGCGGCGTCCTCCCGAGGGCGCGAAGACCCGGAGCGAGGGGTAGCGCTGCTTGTATGCGGGCGCATCGAGCCGGTGGAGCTTGTTCGGCACGATGAGGACCGCCAACGGCCCGAGCGCTTCCAGCTCGCGCTGGACCGGCTCCTCCATGGCGATGCCGTTGTGGATGACCAATGAGCCATCGTCCCGGCGCGCGACCGTCATCACGCGCTTGAGGGACATGCGCGGCAGGGAGCCCTCCACCCTCCAGAGGTTCTCCGAAAGCTGCTCGAGCGGGCCGTGAGGCAAGACATTCCAGGTGGGCGTGGGCTTCGTGGACATGCCCTCTGTATAGCAATGCCCACGGGCGCTGGCGCCTGCCTACATCGCCACCGCGGGCACCACTGTCGTCACCGCGCGCACCTGGCGCTGGAGCGTCCAGTAGTGGCGCTGGAAGGGCAGGTTGAGCGGGTCCAGCGCCAAGGCCTTGGCATAGCAGTCGATGGCGGGGCGCAAGGCGTTCTGGGTTTCCAGTTGCCGGGCCCTCACCAGGAACGTGCGCGACTTCTCCTCCGCGCCGGGCCGGGCCGTGAGGTAGGCACGGCGCAGGGGCTCGACGGCATCCTGCGACACGCCGGCAGCCAAACACCGGGCAATGCCGTGGGTGTTCCCCCGAGTAGCATCGAACCCCACGCGCGACAGGGGATCTCCCAGCGTGCGCCGCGCCGCATCCACGCGAGCGCCCAGCGTCATCAACTCCTTGCGCTGACCCGCGGGCAGCGGGCGCTGCCGGAAGGCGTCCAGCTTGCGCAGTGCCGTCTCCGCGCGCTGGCGCACCTCATCGAAGCTGGCCGAAGGCGCCAGACCGAGCAGGACATAGGGGT
Protein-coding sequences here:
- a CDS encoding YcjF family protein — encoded protein: MDFNLADEVRRQLEEALSKRGRVNIVIAGRSGVGKSTLVNAVFQGNLAETGQGRPVTQSAREYSKEGLPITILDTRGLEMDQYLETTRQLEEEVRERSTDPDAKRHLHVAWVCISEDSRRVEQGESAVAQMLARYMPVLGVITKARSDQGFREEVLRLLPMARNAMRVRALREQDDEGHVLEPRGLQELVDVTMEVVPEAQRNAFAAAQKVSVAQKRTRAHAIVGSAATLAGAIGATPIPFSDALVIVPVQISMLASISAVFGLPLNQAFLTTLISSASGGLMATLSGQTIVSGLLKLVPGVGTVVGAAISAATAVAVTTLFGEGFISVLSKLFLRNQGEPPTEEEVAQAFREELHGRSSPRP